The following are from one region of the Cetobacterium somerae genome:
- a CDS encoding NCS2 family permease, whose protein sequence is MQQIKIEQKNKNLFEKLFKLSENNTDIKTEITAGTTTFMTMAYALIVHPLIMSASGMPIGAMTVVTALTAGIFSIFMGIYTNLPFALGPAMGSNAFFAYTLVASGLTTWQEGLGLVFVSGVIFLIMSFFGFREIVVKLLPKNLKIGIGAVVGIFLIQLGFGSAKLMDLSKGKIAIGNLKSPETILAIVGLFIIAALIVRKVKGAILIGILLVTILGIPLGITKIPTSLMSLPPSIADVSFKLDFSKVLSIKFLPIMFVFFVGDFFSTLGTLLGVSEKAGLLDKDGNLPNIQKPFLVDAIATIAGAVLGTTVVTTYVESASGVAEGGRTGLTSVTTGLIFLTALFFTPIALMIPAIATAPVLIIIGIMMLESLKGIEYGDFSESFPVFFMIATTAYTSSISNGVGVGIIAYVFLRVLIGKAREIHIGLYILSAIMIYYFIR, encoded by the coding sequence ATGCAACAAATAAAAATTGAACAAAAAAATAAAAATTTATTTGAAAAACTTTTTAAACTATCAGAAAATAATACAGATATAAAAACAGAAATAACTGCCGGAACTACAACTTTTATGACAATGGCATATGCTTTAATTGTTCACCCACTTATTATGAGTGCTTCTGGAATGCCCATTGGTGCAATGACAGTTGTAACAGCTTTAACTGCTGGAATATTTTCAATATTTATGGGAATTTACACTAATCTTCCTTTTGCTCTAGGCCCTGCTATGGGAAGCAACGCATTCTTTGCTTATACTCTTGTTGCTTCAGGTTTAACAACATGGCAAGAGGGGTTAGGTTTAGTATTTGTTTCTGGTGTAATCTTTTTAATAATGTCTTTCTTTGGTTTTAGAGAGATCGTCGTTAAGCTTCTTCCTAAAAATTTAAAAATAGGAATTGGAGCTGTTGTAGGAATATTTTTAATTCAATTGGGATTTGGCTCAGCAAAACTAATGGATCTTTCAAAAGGTAAAATCGCCATTGGAAACTTAAAATCTCCTGAAACAATTTTAGCTATAGTAGGTTTATTTATAATTGCCGCTTTAATTGTTAGAAAAGTTAAAGGAGCTATACTAATTGGAATTTTGTTAGTTACTATACTTGGAATTCCTTTAGGAATAACTAAAATTCCAACATCGCTGATGTCTTTACCTCCATCAATAGCTGATGTTTCATTTAAACTAGATTTTTCAAAAGTTTTAAGTATAAAGTTCTTACCTATAATGTTTGTTTTCTTTGTTGGAGACTTCTTTTCAACTTTAGGAACACTATTAGGTGTTTCAGAGAAAGCTGGACTATTAGATAAAGATGGAAATCTACCAAATATTCAAAAACCATTTTTAGTTGATGCTATTGCCACAATTGCTGGTGCTGTTTTGGGTACAACCGTTGTTACAACTTATGTTGAATCTGCATCCGGAGTTGCCGAAGGTGGAAGAACTGGATTAACTTCTGTAACTACAGGATTAATTTTTTTAACAGCTCTATTTTTTACTCCAATTGCTTTAATGATTCCTGCCATTGCTACAGCACCGGTACTTATTATAATTGGAATAATGATGCTTGAATCTTTAAAAGGAATTGAATATGGAGATTTTTCAGAATCATTTCCAGTGTTTTTTATGATAGCTACAACTGCCTACACAAGCAGTATTTCAAATGGAGTTGGTGTTGGGATTATAGCTTATGTATTTTTAAGAGTTTTAATTGGAAAAGCAAGGGAAATTCATATTGGACTATATATTCTTAGCGCTATTATGATATATTACTTTATAAGATAG